CGGCGCGCGGCGCGGCACGTGGGACGGGATGCGGGCATCCGCGAACCACGCCGCCTCCACCCGCGACGCGCACCCCAGGATGACGTTCAGCCCGGCGAGCCAGCCGCGTTCTTCCGCCTGGCGCGCGCAGTAGTCCCAGTCAAAGCCAGAGCCGCCCAGGCAGTGGCGCGCCTTGACCACATCCCATATCTTGAATTCCTTGTCCTCGTAGAAGGCGTGGGCCAGCGTTACCAGCAACTCATCTTCCGGACACAGGATGGACACCGCAGGGTCGTCGGCAGAGGGCCGAACCCGCTCCCACAGCCACTCGTCCACCAGGAAGCCCGTGCCCCAGCCCACCTGCGTGTGCAGGTGAATGGCGGAGACCTCCGCTCCCCCAGCAAACCGCTTGAACAGAAACTTCCGCGGCTCCTCAATGTTGCGCAGTTCCACGTAGCCCAACTCGTAGAGCGCCTGCGCGGCGGGCAACTCCAACTCCGGCGGCACCAGCAAATCCACGTTGTCGCTGCGATACGGGAACGAAGGCGCAATCCCCGCCGACTTGATGAGGGCGCACGGCACCCCCAGCGACTGCAAGGCGTCGCGCACCTTCAGGTACTCGCCCCTCTGTCGGTTCAGGCTGGCCTCCTCCTGCGCGATGGCCTCCGCCAACGGCGGCGCGCCCCAGACGGGCAGGTCTGGGCGCAGGCGGCGGGCCGACAGCAGCGGCACCTTGTTGCGCCGCAGGCAGGCCACCAGCGCGTCCAAATCGGCCTGCGCCCAATCCTCGGCCGCCACCGACTTCGCGCCCGCATCGCTGAGGAAGACCGCCAGGCGCAACTCGCGCTCGCTCATGGAGTCCCTCCGGGGATAAGCAGGCGCGCGGCGGCGGCCCAACTGTACGGCTGCACACGGGCGCGGGTGCTCGCCGACCTCTCGGCCAGCGCCTGCCGCACCGCATTGGCTAGTTCCGCGTCGTCCGAGACGTAGCGCAGGCCGTTGCCCTGCGGGAACAGCCGCGGGAGTTCGCCGAAAGGCGTGCTCACGACGGGCAGGTTGCACGCCATCGCCTCCAACACCGACAGGGGAATTTCCACGCTGCCCTGCGCCGAATGCACGGGGAACACATAGCAGTCGGCCATCTGGTACAACTCGGCCAGGCGCTCCACGTAGCGGGTGATAACGATAGCCCCCGCATCCTCCAGCGCGCGCACCAGCGCCTCGTCCACGCCGAACGCCGAACTCCCCAAGACCAGGACTTGAGCCGCGCCCTGCAATGCCCGCTGGAGCGACGCCAGCGCGCGGATGTTTCGGTTGGGCAGGATGTGCCCGGCGTGGAACACGAGGGGCACATCGGGGGCCAGCCCATACTGCGCCCGAAGCGCGCGCCGTCGGGCGGCGTCGGCCGGGACGAACGTATCGGTGTCCACGGCGGGCGGCAGGATGCGCACGTCGCACCCCATTTCGCGCAGGGGGGCTGCGGTGGCCTGCCCTTGCGCCCACACGGGGCCGGCGCGCAGCAGCGGGATGACAAGCCGCGCCAGGCGCCCGTACCGGCGCGGCTGGAACGCGATGAGCGCGACCGGCGTTCGGGCATAGGCCGCGAGGACGCGGGCGCGCACAAAACTGAACAGCGTGGCGCACGCCGTCGGGACGTACAGGGTGTACTCGGGCTTGAACGGGCGCACGCGCCGCGCGAGGTCGGCGCTGAGAAGCAGACGGTTGGCCCGCACGCGATGCACGCCCGCATCCGGCATGCCCTCGCCCCTGCTCGTGAGCGCCAGCACATCGTGCGAACCCCGCAGCGCCCTGAGCAAAAGCCAGGACGCCTTCTTGATGCCCTCGTCAAAGGGCGGCACCAGCGCCTCGGAGAAATACAACACGCGCATTCCGGCTCACCCTCCCTGCGCCACCTGGCGGTACAGATCCACATAGCGCGCGACGACATGGCGCAGGCTGTAGCGCTCCTTCACGCGCTGCCTGGCAGCGGCCCCCATGCGGCGGCGCAGCGGCTCATCGGTCAGCGCGCGTACCAGCCGGTCGGCCAGGCTTGGGATGTCATCCTGCGGCACGACGTACCCGCTCACGCCGTCCTCTATCATATCGGGCACGCTGCCCACGCGCACCGCCACGGATGGCTTCCCGGCAGCCGCCGCTTCCAGGATCACGCGCGGCGAGGACTCCTGCCGCGATGTCAGCGCCAGCACGGCGCACTCCGAATAGGCGCGCAGCGTCTCATCGTAGGGGATCAGCCCCCGAAACGCCACCGCCTCGGTCAGGCCGTTCTCGGCCGCGTAAGCCTCCATCCGCTTGAGATACGGGCGGTCGTCTATGCGGCCGGCGAAGTGGACATGGGCCTCGGGCACCCGCTCGCGCACGAGTTTCAGCGCCTGGAGCAACGCCAGCCCATTCTTGAGTTCGGTAACGGTTCCCGCGCACAGGATGCGGCCGGGGACGGTGCGGTCGGGAACGGCAAAGTAGTCCTCGGAGACGGGGATGGGGATTTCGGTCCACCGTGGGTCGTTTTCAGCGCGGTACTCCCTGCGCACGTAGGGGTTGATGGCCACCACCCTGCGCACCCGCTGCACGGCGAATCGGTCAAACAGCGTCGCCGCGCGGTAGCGCAGGCGGTCAAACCACGTCTTTCGGAATATCTCGGCCTCGCGCCACACGATGCCGTGAATGGTGAGCACCGTCGGGAATCCTGCCAGGATGCCCGCCGCCGCGTAGTGGCCCATGTGCGCGTTGACCACATCCGGCTGGATGCGACGGAACTCGCGGCGAAGTTTCCAGACGGACGTGAGCATGTTCGGCACCACGCGACGGCGCGGCGCATGGAGATAGTGCACGAACACCGGGCCATCCTGCACGACGCGGTCGGCCTCTACCTCCTTCGTGCAGTGAACCACGTGGAGTTCCAGGCCGTCCACCGCCTTGAACCCGCGCACCAAATCGCACGCGACGGCTTGCAGCCCCCCGGACCGCCGCGAGGCATCCAGCGGATACATGATGGCAAGCGCAACGCGCAGGGGCCTGCTCACGACGCCCTCCCCCGGCGCGGCGCGAAATAGCGGACGTAGGGGCTGGACTGCCCGCGCTTCTTGGCCACGTAGATGTACTCCGACGTGAAGCCCAGGCGCTCCAGCCAGCGCCGCAGGGTATTCAGCCCAAACCCGTAGCCCGACGCGACAGGCCCCTTCCTCACGGCCACGACCTCCAAGTCGGCCTTGCGGAACTCGGCCAGCCACCGGGACTTGCGAAAAGCCCGGAACTCCTCCAGATGGCCCAATGACACGCCGTGCGTCTCCGGGATGAACCAGCGGTACAGGAACGAATGCGGGCGCTTGCGCGTCTTCGGGTTGTTGTCGGCGTCCGGGGCCACGGGCGCTGGCGCGTGGCCTGTGGGCGTGTGGCGGCGCACCTTATCGGCCAGCACCCGACCCCCGCCCCGCGCAAGCACCTGTTCAAGAAGGACGATGATGTGATTCGGGAAGTACAGCAACAGTTCGCAGAGTTTCCAAAACGGGCTGGGGACGACGTGAATCGTTACCCCATCGTCCTTCAGCACCCGGTGGATGCCTGTCAGGGCGCGCTGCGGCGCAGGCAGATGCTCCAGCAGGTTGGATGAGAACACCAGGTCAAACGACCCTGGCGGAAAAGCGTCGCCGACCTCTTCGGCGTCCAGCACCTGGTAGTCCACTGCATCGTGCGAGGGCAGGCTCAAGATGGCCGGGTTGAGGTCCGTAGCAATGAGTCGGCGCACGTACTTCACCAGAAGGGCGCTCTGGAACCCATCGCCCGCCCCCAGTTCCAGCCCCTCCGCGAACACTCCATCCGGGCAGTCGCGGAAGATGATGTCCATCTCCCTGGTTCGGTAGGCATGTAGCCACTGATACCAATCGGGCTTGATTTTCACGGCGAGGTACTCCTTTCGCCGCCCCGCTCCAGGCGCAGGACATCGGCATAGACATCCAGGACGCGCCTGGCGACCACGGCGTTGCGGAAGTTCTCCTCCGCGTAGGCTCGGGCAGCATCCGCCAGCGATGCGGCCAACGCGCCATCGGACAGCACCCGCGCCAGCGCGTCCCGCAGGCCGGCAACGTCCCCCGGCCGCACCAGCAACCCGTGCACGCCATCCTGGATGATGTCGGGAACGCCCCCGACGGCCGTGCTCACCACCGGCACGCCCGCGGCCATGGCCTGGGCCACGGCGGCGGGCAGCGTCTCCTGCCACGAGGGCAACGCCAACACGGCGGCGCGGGCGTATTCCGCCAGGATGCCGGCCTCGGGCAACGGGCCCAGCAACTGGACGCTGTCCTCCAGGCCGTGCTGGGCCACCAGGCGACGCACCTGCGCGACGTAGCCCGGAAACTGACGGACGTCGCCCGCAATCCGCAGGCGCACGCCGGGCACATGCCGACGAACGCCCGCGACCGCCTCCACCAACTCGCACACAGCCTTGCGGGGGCTGACCACGCCGGCGAACAGAATCGTGTGCGGTTCGGGCGCACGCGACAGTCCGAAGAACCGCTCGGAGATGGCATTGGGCACAAACCAGACGCGGGCGCGGGTCCAGGGGGCGAACTCGCGGGCCACGTAGGGCGCGATGGCGATGAGGTAGCGCGTTCGGCGGAGACACCGCCGCTCGTACCAGGCGTCCCAGAGGCCCCGTGCGCGCTGCGAAAGCCCGCGCACATACGCGAACTCGCGGAAGGCTACCCCGTGCGCGGTGATCACGGCAGGCGCGCCCGAAGCCAGCGCCGCGCCCGCGTAGAACGTCGTCCCCTGCCCGTGCACCAGGTCAGGCTGCTCCTCGTCCACGATGCGGCGGATGGCCCGAAAGTCGCCAGCGTAGCCCACCGCCCGACCCCACCGGAGCCGAGGCACGTAGGTAATTCTCACCGCGCCGCGCATGCGAGATTCGGGCGAGCGCACCGAGGGCAGCGACGTAACCACGTGCAGGCTCACGTCGGCATGGGCCGCCGCGCCGTCCAGAAAGTACATGACCGTGGACTCCACGCCCCCGTGAGCGCGTTCCCAATCCAGCGGGAATGGGCTTAGAATCAAAACCTTCACGCCGCCCCCTCTGCCGACTTCTTCGGCACGATGAGAGCCTGCCCGCCTCCCAGAATCCACCCCAGGACGCCGCCGACCAGCACGTAGAACAGCACCGCGCCAAATGCGAAAATCACCGTATCCCCCGCCATGCCGGGCAGGAGATAGGCCACGAACGCGCCCCACGTCGCCACGATGAGGCTTCGCGCCTTCTCGTCGGCGATGCTGCGGTAGAACCGAACCGTAACCCAGAATGCCGATAGCAGGAACCCCAAGTACGGGACGAGGGTCACCAGTCCGCCGTGAACCAGGATGTACACCAGCGAATTGTGCGGCGACATGAGCACCCGCGCGTTCGGGTCCGCGTACTGATACGCCGCTCCCCGCGCGTACAGCGTGTACAGCGCCGCGAAGTTCCCCTGCCCCACGCCGGTGAACGGGTGCGCCTTGATCATCTTCCACGCGGTTCCCAGCACCTGCATGCGCCAGATGATGGGCCCTTCGGCTTGCAGGCGTTCGCGGATGGCCGGCGTCGCGCTGACCACCCCCCAGGTTACAACCAACAGCACGACCGCCGTAATGAACACCGGCAGGAAAATCTTGCGGAAACGGGGGTAGAAGGGCAACATCACCAGCAGACTGGCGATGAAAGCGGCCCACCCCGAGCGGTTGTAGCACATGAACGACCCCACCGCGAGCGCCAGCAGCACGCCCAGCCACACCAGGCGCCGCCCTCGCGTCTTGCTCTCAATCATGCCGCGGGCCGCAAGGGGAGCCGCCATCGCCAGGCACACCGCCGTGAACGCGGGGTTGCCCAGCAAATTGACGACGCGGCGCACGTGGGTGGAGTAGATAACGCTGCGGTCTTCGGGGTAAAACAGGGTAATCCCCGTCATCTGCTCGTGGGTGGCCAGCACTGCCAGGTACAGCCCCACGACGGCGATGGCAATGGCGATGCGCTTGACGTCGCGCTCGGTGGAGAACAACTGCCGCGCAAGGAAATAGGCCACCACCGGCACCAGCCAGATGTCCCAGTAGTTCTGCAGCGCCTTGTTGGTGGACATGGGCGCTCCCGAATAACTGATGAGGGTGAAGACCGCGAAGAGCGCCATGAAGATGTCGCTCCAGATGACGCGGGACAACTTGCGCCTTCCGATGGCCACCTGCGCCGCCCACAGCGCCAGCAACACCAGCGTAACCAGGCGGCTCAGTTTGAGGTCGGGGATGCCGTGCCCCAACTGGATGTCCAGCGGGATGAACCGCGCATAGGGCGCGACGATCATCCACAGCAGCATCCCCATCTTCGGATCCACGACGACGGCCCCCAGGCAGAACGCCACGCCAACGGCGGTAACCACCGTGGCGTACTGCGGGGACACCAGCAGAACCCCCAGCGCATATCCCAAACCCAGCGCGACGGCAACGAGCGCGATCCGCCCGATAAGGCGAAGCACCCTGCCATCGCCGGAAAGCCACTCCAACCTACGAATCATTGCAACTCCTCGTACACAGCCTGAACCCCCGCCACGTACCGTTGCACCGTGAACCTCGCCTCTACCTCGCGGCGGGCGGCGGCAGCCAGGCGCTGGCGCAAGTCCGGCTCGCGCATCAGCCGCTGCAACGCCAGGGCCAGGCGCTCCGCGTCCCCCGGCGGCACGAGAAGGCCCGTCCGCCCGTCCTCCAGGATTTCGGGCACGGCCCCGGCGGCGGTGGCCACAATCGCCAACCGCGCCGCCATCGCCTCCACGATCACGCGGCCGAACGGCTCCGGCTCTATGGACGTGTGGGCCAGCGCGTCCACCGATTGCAGGAGCGCAGGCACATCCGCCCGGAAGCCCGCGAAGACTACGCGCCCCTTCAACGGCCCAGACTCCACCCGGGCGCGCAGTCTCTGCTCAAAGTCGCTGCCGCGCCAGCCCTCGCCCGCGATGCAGCCGAACAGGCGAGGGTGCTCCGGAAGCAGCCGCTCCATCGCGTCCAGGAACACCTCATGCCCCTTCCAGGGCACCATGCGCCCCAGCAGCGCCACCACGAAGGCGTCCTGGGGCAGGCCCAACTCCGCCCGAATGCGAGGGCGCTCGCCCGCAAGGTCCGGGAACTCCGTCAGGTCCACGCCGTTGTAAACGACATACCATTTGCGCATGGGCGCGCCGGTGTCCACGAGCCAGTCCGCAATGGCCCTGGAGATGAAGATATAGGCCGCCACGCGCGGCAGCAGCAGGCGGTCAAAGCGGGTCGGCGGCTCAAAGGAACGCACGTGGCACACCACCGGCACCCGCGCCCACAGCGCGCCGAGAATCTCGCCGCGGTTGAACGGAATGCCGTCGTTCACATGCACCCAGTCGGGCTTCACCTCGTACACAAGTTTGGCAAACGCCTCTGCCCTCTCCAGAATGCGCGGTAGGTGCTTGGCCAGGAAGCCCGCGCTGTGGTACAGGCGGCGGCCCCATTCCCAGTCGCGCAACTTCCGCGCCGCCGAAGTCTGCGTTATCCCCTTCAGCAGGCCAGGAGTCTGAGGCGGCGTGTTGGCCCACGGACGGGTGAGCACCTGCACCCCTAGCGCCGCGAACCGATCGGCGAACGGGTTGCCCTCTGCCACGAGGACGATGGGCTCAAACCGCGTCCGATCCAGCCCGCGCACCAGGTGATGCAGGCTGATGAGAGACCCGCCGATCTGGGGGGCCTTGTCCACAAGCAACACGCGCCGCATTCGCGCCAACTCCGCAGACTACTGGGCTTGCGTCCCAGGCTTCGGGCGCCCAAGCGACTCAATGAACTCCAGCACGAACGCCAGGATGATGCCCGCCGCCGCGCTAATGGCCACGCCCACCAGCAGCAGGCGCGGGAGTTGGGACGGGGCGGGGCGGTCGGGCTGCCGCGCCGGTTCCGCAACCTGGATGAACCCCGCGTTCAGCGACTGGCTTTCCTTCAAGGCCGCTTCGTTCAGTTTGCCCGACAGGAAATTCACGTTGGCCTGAATCTCGTTCACGGCGGTCTGCTTCGCATCGTATTCGGAAGTCAGGCCGATGAGCGATAGGAGGCGCGTCTCGCGGTCGGAGATCATCTGCTCGTATTCCAACCTGGCCACCTGCGCCGCCTCGGCGCTGATTCGGGCCTCCGCCGCCTTCTGGGCGTAGTCCCGCGCCAGGCCGTAGTAGTACGATGCGGTGCCGGTAGCGCCGCGCGCCGCCGCCTCTTCGGCCTGCTGGGTGGCCTTGTCCGCCTGTTCCTGGTACAGCGTGGCCTCGCGGCTCTTCTGTTCGCCCTGCATCACCACCATATCGCGGCTGAACCGTAACTGACGCAGTTCGTCCTGGTAGGCCGTCAGTTCGCGCTGGAGTGAATCCAGGTTGTGCTGCAATTTGAACTGCAGGAAGGCTTCCTTGGCGGACGCCAGGCTTTTCTGCTGCTTCTCCAACTCCTGGGCGATGAACACGCGCAACACGGTGGCCCGCTTGGCCCGCAGGTTGCGATAGTACACCAGCGCGTTATCCACCAACTTGGTAACGATGGTCTCGGCATCTTGAGGGGAATCGGCCTCGTAGGAGATGTAGATAAACTCCTCCTCGGTTCCCACCGTCATGCGGTCCAGCAAGTCCACCGCGCTGATGCCCAGGTTCAGGTCGGCGATGGTCTGCCAGGCCACGATGGGGCGCTTCAGGGCGGCGATGAAGTCCTGCTGGGCCGTGGAGATTTCCTCCGCGGCGGGGCCCGACCTGAACTCCGAGAACAGCGCCACATCGCCGGGCTCCGAGGCGATGACCTGAAGCCGCACGGTGGCCTGGTACACCGGCCCCGCGGTCAACGATGTCAGCAGGATGACGCCTACCGTCAACGCGACGATGAGGCCGATGAGCCACGCGCGCTTCCAAATCACCCTCAAGTACATGAGAAAATCGGTTGTCTCCATCCTTCACCTCACTTATCTACGCCCCGCAACGCCGAACGCACATCCGGGGCGTCTCTTCGTCTAT
The Chloroflexota bacterium genome window above contains:
- a CDS encoding O-antigen ligase family protein, producing the protein MIRRLEWLSGDGRVLRLIGRIALVAVALGLGYALGVLLVSPQYATVVTAVGVAFCLGAVVVDPKMGMLLWMIVAPYARFIPLDIQLGHGIPDLKLSRLVTLVLLALWAAQVAIGRRKLSRVIWSDIFMALFAVFTLISYSGAPMSTNKALQNYWDIWLVPVVAYFLARQLFSTERDVKRIAIAIAVVGLYLAVLATHEQMTGITLFYPEDRSVIYSTHVRRVVNLLGNPAFTAVCLAMAAPLAARGMIESKTRGRRLVWLGVLLALAVGSFMCYNRSGWAAFIASLLVMLPFYPRFRKIFLPVFITAVVLLVVTWGVVSATPAIRERLQAEGPIIWRMQVLGTAWKMIKAHPFTGVGQGNFAALYTLYARGAAYQYADPNARVLMSPHNSLVYILVHGGLVTLVPYLGFLLSAFWVTVRFYRSIADEKARSLIVATWGAFVAYLLPGMAGDTVIFAFGAVLFYVLVGGVLGWILGGGQALIVPKKSAEGAA
- a CDS encoding glycosyltransferase family 4 protein: MKVLILSPFPLDWERAHGGVESTVMYFLDGAAAHADVSLHVVTSLPSVRSPESRMRGAVRITYVPRLRWGRAVGYAGDFRAIRRIVDEEQPDLVHGQGTTFYAGAALASGAPAVITAHGVAFREFAYVRGLSQRARGLWDAWYERRCLRRTRYLIAIAPYVAREFAPWTRARVWFVPNAISERFFGLSRAPEPHTILFAGVVSPRKAVCELVEAVAGVRRHVPGVRLRIAGDVRQFPGYVAQVRRLVAQHGLEDSVQLLGPLPEAGILAEYARAAVLALPSWQETLPAAVAQAMAAGVPVVSTAVGGVPDIIQDGVHGLLVRPGDVAGLRDALARVLSDGALAASLADAARAYAEENFRNAVVARRVLDVYADVLRLERGGERSTSP
- a CDS encoding glycosyltransferase family 4 protein; the encoded protein is MSRPLRVALAIMYPLDASRRSGGLQAVACDLVRGFKAVDGLELHVVHCTKEVEADRVVQDGPVFVHYLHAPRRRVVPNMLTSVWKLRREFRRIQPDVVNAHMGHYAAAGILAGFPTVLTIHGIVWREAEIFRKTWFDRLRYRAATLFDRFAVQRVRRVVAINPYVRREYRAENDPRWTEIPIPVSEDYFAVPDRTVPGRILCAGTVTELKNGLALLQALKLVRERVPEAHVHFAGRIDDRPYLKRMEAYAAENGLTEAVAFRGLIPYDETLRAYSECAVLALTSRQESSPRVILEAAAAGKPSVAVRVGSVPDMIEDGVSGYVVPQDDIPSLADRLVRALTDEPLRRRMGAAARQRVKERYSLRHVVARYVDLYRQVAQGG
- a CDS encoding class I SAM-dependent methyltransferase; the protein is MKIKPDWYQWLHAYRTREMDIIFRDCPDGVFAEGLELGAGDGFQSALLVKYVRRLIATDLNPAILSLPSHDAVDYQVLDAEEVGDAFPPGSFDLVFSSNLLEHLPAPQRALTGIHRVLKDDGVTIHVVPSPFWKLCELLLYFPNHIIVLLEQVLARGGGRVLADKVRRHTPTGHAPAPVAPDADNNPKTRKRPHSFLYRWFIPETHGVSLGHLEEFRAFRKSRWLAEFRKADLEVVAVRKGPVASGYGFGLNTLRRWLERLGFTSEYIYVAKKRGQSSPYVRYFAPRRGRAS
- a CDS encoding glycosyltransferase family 4 protein; the encoded protein is MRRVLLVDKAPQIGGSLISLHHLVRGLDRTRFEPIVLVAEGNPFADRFAALGVQVLTRPWANTPPQTPGLLKGITQTSAARKLRDWEWGRRLYHSAGFLAKHLPRILERAEAFAKLVYEVKPDWVHVNDGIPFNRGEILGALWARVPVVCHVRSFEPPTRFDRLLLPRVAAYIFISRAIADWLVDTGAPMRKWYVVYNGVDLTEFPDLAGERPRIRAELGLPQDAFVVALLGRMVPWKGHEVFLDAMERLLPEHPRLFGCIAGEGWRGSDFEQRLRARVESGPLKGRVVFAGFRADVPALLQSVDALAHTSIEPEPFGRVIVEAMAARLAIVATAAGAVPEILEDGRTGLLVPPGDAERLALALQRLMREPDLRQRLAAAARREVEARFTVQRYVAGVQAVYEELQ
- a CDS encoding glycosyltransferase family 4 protein, which produces MRVLYFSEALVPPFDEGIKKASWLLLRALRGSHDVLALTSRGEGMPDAGVHRVRANRLLLSADLARRVRPFKPEYTLYVPTACATLFSFVRARVLAAYARTPVALIAFQPRRYGRLARLVIPLLRAGPVWAQGQATAAPLREMGCDVRILPPAVDTDTFVPADAARRRALRAQYGLAPDVPLVFHAGHILPNRNIRALASLQRALQGAAQVLVLGSSAFGVDEALVRALEDAGAIVITRYVERLAELYQMADCYVFPVHSAQGSVEIPLSVLEAMACNLPVVSTPFGELPRLFPQGNGLRYVSDDAELANAVRQALAERSASTRARVQPYSWAAAARLLIPGGTP